The Sabethes cyaneus chromosome 3, idSabCyanKW18_F2, whole genome shotgun sequence DNA window ATGGAttgattgtttttgttttcttgttcTTTTTTTCTGCCACTGGCACTTCTGGTGCAAAACTGACTGATAAAGTTTATTTATGAAGTAGGGAAAGCCTTTGGGAGTGCTTCAACTTCTTTGAGTGTCGCTTCTCCCGAAGGCATAAAAAACCTTCTTCTTATATTTGATGCAAAAAGTGAAATAGTagagtaaccaacctattttgacCCTCGCCAGCAGCtgtcataatttggacacttccatttgattttgctttaAGTGTCCACCAAATTACCTACTTATGTGTCCGTGTCccccggtccggcagaacatacagcagtacggatttaaagtttgaattgaaaattcgggttttcgtatgtagagtgatctagtttaagcgccaaatgtttcgcatgcctccaaaagcacccctggccttcctgatcagCCACACggatatcagtcttggtaccaccatcgggcgttgtctggctaccaagttattgaaaggcgtctacctgctcaacttgttgtcccgctactataaagttggtgggattgtcagtgttcactaccatagacttagtttttgttacgttgactgtgagaccagcagcctgggagctctcgaagAGGAGAACTCGacattgtgcgagcaagacaatgttgtcggctaggtcgagatcttttagctgctccatcgtcagaggattccaaggcaatcctcgatttggtctactgtctactacttgctccaactaatatctcatccataatgaTGAGAATAGGAgccgtgataaaatgcagccctttctcacgccagcagtcagcccttatagggtcggacaagacgacGTTGTGCAAAaccgagaacgcctcgtactgagcttcGATGAggtggactagcttatctggaactcctctactcGGGTTTGCGAGGGGTTTTAAACTTCGCAAATAAATACTTTACCTGTTTTATCCAATCAAGTTAGCCCGGTTCGCAGTGACAGTTCTTACCCGGTTTTCACTGACAGTTCGATGCATAAAGACAATCCTAGCTCGCTCCTCTCACCCAAAGAACGCAAGACCATGAATGCGACCGCCCCCCTAAATGTGACATCAATATCGTCTTCCGGGGTTTTAACGCTTAGAGGAGGAggaagaacatggccgtacgtagtaccttcttccatcATAAACTCCTATACCAATCAGATAGTAACACAGATCGACtacgtttcactcgactgccagCACTTTTCATATCCTATCAAAGCGGTAACTTTAACTTTGTATTCCAGCCTGCCGCAAATTACGCGCATTCATTTGAAGCTGCACAGCCGGAAAAGGACGAGGCCACTCTCGAGAACTATTAGAATACTATCAAAACAGTACAGCAGAGAGTATCCTCGGGGCACATGGTACGGAATCAGCAGAACGACTGGTATGACGATGAATGATGGAGGgcgatggatgaggagaacgctgtgcGAGCTGCAAAGATCCTTAATATCAGTGGTCGGAACGTGGAAAGGCACAGATAGAAAAAGTCGCAGAAAACCCAAATCTCCCAGATGAAAAAGTGAAGTGGGGAGTTGAAGCAGCTGTATCGCTCTCAGGAAACATGCAAGTTTTTTGTTCCGCAGCCGAATTGTATAAGGATAAGCATGGAAGTATCTTGacagacgatcgtgaggtgagtGACCGAAAAATGGAAGCAACATTTCGGTGAAGGTggtgccagccccaacaatAGGCGAAGTAAAGATGGCCATTACACAGCTAAAGGACAATTAATTGGCTAGGCGGGATGGTTTCGAAGAGGAGATGATTAAAATGAGACCAGGAAAGCTGGCCAGGCTGATTGTAAGAATTTGGGATATTCAATAGCTGCCGGAGAGGTGAAACGTTGAAGTTATCTGCCCAATCTAAAGGAAAGGCGATAAGTTGGACTGGGAAATCTCTTGTGCGATCACAGTTCTCAATGCCTACGAAGTGCTCTCTCAAATAATTTttaccgactatcaccaatgaAGAACaaatttgtgggaatttatcaatCAGGGCAAGGAATTTATCTGccgcagatcctccaaaaaggctGCGAAAGAAGAGTTGTTGGTAGACTTCAAAGCTGtatatgatactatcgaccgcaaaacgctatggaaaatcatagacGAGAACGACTGCTTTGCTGAGCTTATCAGACTGATTAAATTCATGGTGGACGGTTCAAATCTCAGGGAGGATTTCATCAAGGTGATAGATTCTCATGTCTGTTGTTCAATATATCGCTACACGGTGTTATGAACTAAGTGGATATCAACACGTGGGGCACGATCATCAACacatctagtcaattcgtctgctttaccGATTACATGGATATTATTGGCAGAACATCtgcggcggtggctgaacagtacaccagaccagACTAAAGTGCGAAGTagtgatcgacggcgatgagtttgaggtagcgcacgaatttgtctatcttggctCATTGGTGCCAGCGGACACTGACGCCAGTCGTGAGATTCAGAATATTCTACAGATTGGTAGCATGGGCATAAACATAGGATACCGCTCGCTACTACTACCTCTGCTACTCCGTTATCGACTCAACCAGCTGGAAAACCCTACCGGTTTGGCGGTTGGAAAAACCCGTTAGATCAAACTTCTCGCTCGTTAGTTGAGTACGATAGACCCATAATTATCGCACAACCTGGAATAAATCTAGATTCCTTTGCTGCTTGCTTTTTATTCTTTAGTGTTTTATAATTAAAAGGCTCGATATAATTTATTGAAGTTCCCGGACATAAATAAGAAAAGAGTTTCGAACTGATTTTCTGAGGTTTCACATCCGCACATGTATATAAATCGTGAACGTTGTTTGTTAGCAATGCTGCAGAAAATTTGAACATATTGCGTTGCTCATGTAATTAGAATTATGTATGAAAACACGCTAGCTGTATTCCTTAGAATACCTATAACTCAAGAAATGAAACGACTTTATTGAGAAATGAGAATTTTAATGAGAATTTTTTATGTTGTTTTAGTTTTAACACCGAAGTTTATTCTGTTGTCTTTGCTGGATAAAATGCTGGTACGCATAAGTGATTTTTAGCAATTTTAGGCTTAATTTGGAATCGTTTTCCCACTAGGTTTAATAAAGGTTTTTATGTCTCTAGATATGCCTATGTATAAGTGATATGCACTCAATTTTACTTCAATAAATGTTAAATGTAGAGTCCACTACTGTACTGGATGGCAGAAATCGCAAGCCGATGCACCACCACCATTTGGGTTTTCAATCCTCCTTCCATGAGAAAACCAACAGTTGCTGCTGAACAATGCAACTGAAAAAAGTCAGCGGATAAATATTTCACCACGTGACCAACGTGGCCTCGACTTTGACGTCTGACGAGCGTTCACGTGTCAATCTTAACATTGATTCACGCCCTGCCAATTTTGATGTGTGCCAAACGGACAGCAGCGCATGGGAACGCGTGGCAGCGCTGATGGTTAATTCATAGGCATTTCGTAATCAACACCCCATTTTTTCCTATCACAGAAAAACTCATGTATCAGGCAAAAATGTATCACAGCCTACTCAACGGATGCATTTTTcattaggctggactctatcaATGCTAAAACGGTTGCGGAAGATTCTAGATGGCCGGAAATCCGGTAAGTTTATCGGGGTGGCCAAGAGAATAATATTACTTCGGCTTTTCATCAGGTGTTCAAATCGCTGTGTCACTATGTTTTTACAGATAACTTGACAAACCGTGAGATTTTTAACAGATATTTAGAAAACAAATTAACTTACCTGTCCGTTTCTGCTGAATGGACACGTCAGTCTCGGAAATGTCGGAGTTTAAAATTGAGTTCAGTGGGACAactaaaataaatcaaatataaaacacCAACCGTATTCAGACCGCTTTTCGTTTGTATTTCCCGAAAACAATTTGGTTCACATTATGTTccgaaaaaaatcgttacacacACACTTTTACAAAATATGACTAACGGACTTAAGTTCTACCCTAAATCAAGGTTGCGCCCTCTAAATCAGCGCCTATAACCTAGCAGTCGCCCGATGTCGCCTAGCGACGGTGGTAGGCATGGTAGAAAGGAGCATGAGCGTATGCAACGGGAGCGTGAGCCACGGCGAGAGCCGGTGCGTGGTAGGCGTGGTAGCTGTGATGCACGACCGGTGCGTGTGCAACGTAGGCCTTGGCGATGGGTGCGTGGTATACGGGAGCCGCGGCCAACAGCGGTGCCGAGTGGGCTACGAGCGGAGCCGGTGCTACGTACGAGTGCGACACGACGGCCGGTGCGTGGTAGCCCAGGCTCAGGCTTAGGCCACGTTTGGTCTTCATCGATTCGGAGGCCATCTCTTCGGCGCAGACGGCTGAGGCGATGGCTAGCAGGACAATCTGGAAGTAGAGAGGAAAGGCGTCAGTGAATATTTAGCAGGAAATTTTACTGAAACAATAAAGATGCATTTAAGATTTGAGAGCTTTAATGCATGAGCGTcaagaaataaaaaagttatatgcGTTTGAAacctgaatattttttcacgttTAACCTTTTGATATTTCTTTACCTTCGCTTAGGAGGACGTAGTCCTgcatcgaaaattggaaaattttggCAATAAACGGAATGACTAGTTTTCTAACTTAGTTGTGATGTGTTAATACGAAATAATTGGTATGTGAACATTAACATGTATTAGACACTTATCTTAAGCGacaaaataaagttttattgtacttttcaatTAGTTTTCAAGTGCAAGTTTTTAAGACTGCTTATAAAATATAAAGATCTACCAAAACTTTATGATTGGAGATAAATCGTTTGAACCTGCCTTCAGAAGATTTTTAAAGCATAATAAAACCATATTAAAGTTATTTGCAATTAGATGTACCTGCGGGTCATAACGCCAGTAGATTCCGTAGATTGAGTACATTTCAGGGGATCAAAATCGTAACAGCACATAATGCTAtcgtcagtttttcgttattagaGATAATAAATTGTCGAATaagaaagaaatatttttcattttttttcaagaACTAGAACGCCCTTTTT harbors:
- the LOC128739481 gene encoding larval/pupal cuticle protein H1C yields the protein LYFQIVLLAIASAVCAEEMASESMKTKRGLSLSLGYHAPAVVSHSYVAPAPLVAHSAPLLAAAPVYHAPIAKAYVAHAPVVHHSYHAYHAPALAVAHAPVAYAHAPFYHAYHRR